In one window of Chryseobacterium viscerum DNA:
- a CDS encoding tetratricopeptide repeat protein — MKSLLRILPLFLLSFCIFTKAQKKTSDSALIRKAELDLYDNPDNTIKIAEQLLKKSHDVKTSINLYKLLSTANIAKRNFEESLKYILKAKELSKKTNDPLSHAIALISVAIQYQQMELFSKSLETLNEADQYTAKIPDKNPVKYVEIATSYAIRGMIYKSQSNSEIALEKFLIAIRNFEKVPVKKATYSNMSVVFYNIGYCYLDLNQIDKAQEAFVQSLNNARKNYAKSLEAFALKGIAEIHKKKYENQSAISLLLKAENLCKNTGDLTLNEGIYKELAENYLAMGQQNLYQQYNKKYLEMRFKRKQNELKSINQVIDNHNKETALKSEKLKSYYHYIKIGSILLGSILVIILLYFIVKIRKQNKKFHKEIQQMIRTS; from the coding sequence ATGAAATCACTTTTAAGAATATTGCCACTGTTCCTGTTGTCTTTTTGTATTTTCACAAAAGCCCAAAAAAAGACATCAGATAGTGCCTTAATAAGAAAGGCTGAACTTGATCTTTATGATAATCCTGATAATACGATTAAAATTGCAGAACAGTTATTAAAAAAATCTCATGATGTAAAAACGTCCATTAATCTTTATAAGCTTCTTTCCACAGCTAATATTGCTAAAAGAAACTTTGAAGAATCATTAAAATATATTTTGAAAGCAAAGGAACTTTCAAAGAAAACCAATGACCCTCTGAGCCATGCAATAGCTCTTATCTCGGTTGCAATACAATATCAGCAGATGGAACTTTTCAGCAAGAGCCTTGAAACACTGAACGAAGCGGATCAGTATACTGCTAAAATCCCTGACAAAAACCCTGTGAAATATGTTGAAATTGCTACGAGCTACGCCATAAGAGGAATGATTTACAAGAGCCAGTCCAATTCAGAGATTGCACTGGAAAAATTTTTAATTGCAATACGGAATTTTGAAAAAGTACCTGTAAAGAAAGCTACTTACTCCAACATGAGTGTAGTCTTCTACAATATTGGATACTGCTATCTTGACCTCAATCAAATTGATAAAGCCCAGGAAGCTTTTGTGCAGTCTTTAAACAATGCCCGAAAGAATTATGCTAAAAGTCTGGAAGCTTTTGCCTTAAAAGGAATTGCTGAAATACATAAGAAAAAATATGAAAATCAATCCGCTATAAGCCTTTTATTAAAAGCAGAAAACCTTTGTAAAAATACAGGAGACCTCACCCTGAATGAAGGAATTTACAAGGAATTGGCAGAAAATTATCTTGCTATGGGACAACAGAATCTTTATCAGCAGTATAATAAAAAATACCTGGAAATGCGCTTTAAAAGAAAACAGAATGAACTGAAATCCATTAACCAGGTAATTGACAATCATAATAAAGAAACCGCATTAAAAAGTGAAAAACTGAAATCTTATTATCATTACATTAAAATTGGATCCATACTGCTGGGATCTATTTTAGTAATTATCCTTTTATATTTTATTGTAAAAATCAGAAAACAGAATAAAAAGTTTCATAAAGAGATACAGCAAATGATAAGAACATCATAA
- the pafA gene encoding alkaline phosphatase PafA, with protein MLRNISIAAATFLSVVTINAQKNRNTQLERPKLVVGLVVDQMRWDYLYRFYGKYGNDGFKRLLNTGYSLNNVHIPYVPTITALGHTCIYTGSVPAIHGIAGNDWTDKETGKGVYCTADESVQPVGTTNTKTGSHSPKNLWSTTVTDELRLATNFQGKVIGVSLKDRASILPAGHTPNGAFWFDDSTGNFITSSWYMNDLPQWAKSFNSQNLPEKLVANGWNTLLPINQYTESAPDNSSWEGLLGSAKTPTFPYSNLAKDYQTKKDNIRYTPFGNTLTLKLAEASVEGEKLGGDNITDFLAINLASTDYAGHKFGPNSIEVEDVYIRLDQDLAEFFNYLDSKVGKGEYTVFLSADHGGAHSVGFLKEHKIPTGFFGEDAEKNLNQKLKDKFGADKLINAIDNYQIYFDRKVLADSKLELDDVRNFAVKEIEKDPTVLYAVSVDKVQESSIPEPIKQRIINGINRQRSGDIQLISHDSMLPPYSKTGTTHSVWNSYDSHIPLIFMGWGVKQGESNKEYHMTDIAPTVSSLLKIQFPSGNVGNPITEVIGK; from the coding sequence ATGCTTAGGAACATTTCAATTGCGGCAGCTACTTTTTTGTCCGTAGTTACAATCAATGCGCAGAAGAACAGAAATACCCAGCTTGAGAGACCAAAATTAGTGGTAGGTCTTGTAGTAGACCAGATGCGTTGGGACTATTTATACCGTTTTTATGGTAAGTATGGAAATGATGGTTTCAAAAGACTTTTGAATACCGGATATTCTTTGAATAATGTACATATTCCTTATGTTCCTACCATTACAGCTTTGGGACACACATGTATCTATACAGGTTCTGTACCGGCTATTCACGGAATTGCAGGAAACGACTGGACGGATAAGGAAACAGGAAAAGGAGTCTATTGTACTGCCGATGAAAGCGTTCAGCCAGTGGGAACAACCAATACAAAAACCGGAAGCCATTCTCCGAAAAACCTTTGGTCTACTACGGTGACTGACGAATTGAGATTAGCAACTAACTTCCAGGGAAAAGTAATCGGAGTTTCTTTGAAAGACCGGGCTTCTATTCTTCCCGCAGGGCATACTCCAAACGGAGCTTTCTGGTTTGATGACAGCACTGGAAATTTCATTACAAGTTCATGGTATATGAATGACCTTCCTCAATGGGCAAAGTCATTCAATTCTCAGAATCTTCCTGAAAAATTAGTAGCAAACGGTTGGAATACCTTACTTCCGATTAATCAATATACAGAAAGTGCACCAGACAATTCTTCATGGGAAGGCTTGCTGGGAAGTGCAAAAACACCTACATTCCCTTACAGCAACTTAGCAAAGGATTATCAGACTAAAAAAGACAATATCCGTTATACACCTTTTGGAAATACGCTGACATTGAAGTTGGCAGAAGCTTCTGTAGAAGGTGAAAAACTGGGTGGAGATAATATTACAGACTTTTTAGCCATCAACCTGGCTTCTACAGATTATGCAGGCCATAAATTCGGACCGAATTCTATTGAAGTAGAAGATGTTTATATCAGATTAGACCAGGATTTAGCTGAGTTCTTCAATTATTTGGATTCTAAAGTAGGAAAAGGGGAGTACACCGTTTTCCTTTCTGCTGACCATGGTGGAGCACATTCTGTAGGATTCCTTAAAGAACATAAAATCCCGACAGGTTTCTTTGGTGAAGATGCTGAAAAAAATCTGAACCAAAAGCTAAAAGATAAATTCGGAGCTGATAAACTGATCAACGCGATTGATAACTATCAGATTTATTTTGACAGAAAAGTATTAGCAGACAGCAAGCTTGAATTGGATGATGTAAGAAACTTTGCTGTAAAAGAAATTGAGAAAGATCCTACCGTTTTATACGCTGTTTCTGTAGATAAAGTTCAGGAGTCAAGCATTCCGGAGCCGATCAAACAAAGAATTATCAACGGAATCAACAGACAGAGAAGTGGAGATATTCAGCTAATTTCTCATGATTCTATGCTTCCTCCATATTCTAAAACAGGAACTACACACAGTGTATGGAATTCTTACGATTCACATATTCCATTGATCTTCATGGGATGGGGAGTGAAGCAAGGAGAAAGCAATAAAGAATACCACATGACAGATATTGCTCCTACGGTATCTTCTTTACTGAAAATCCAGTTTCCAAGTGGAAATGTAGGAAATCCAATTACAGAAGTTATTGGTAAATAA
- a CDS encoding T9SS type A sorting domain-containing protein, translating to MKKFYIGAFTLYTVLGLAQEVVWQKDIKSSTQDFLSQVTTTIDQQYLITGSSIQSDKLQQTSKQNNGYDFHLVKLNQQGEEAWEKYFSGQNHDYLSATVTTQDGGFLLAGTSYSGKGLDKKENSKGGSDIWLIRINELGDELWQKTLGSSSDEEARAVIQTTDLGFFVAGNVQNSSKGYGSKDVLITRIDKNGKELSQLILGGKGLDEVEKMIPTKDGGALLGIYSRSSEVRVSGSEKGSEMRNAGSVSNVQNSNSVSRNSKQTENFGEGDYWIVKLDKNGKVEWEKNFGGKGDDHIRTLALMSTGFIIGGESRSERSGNKTVGIEEGTDLWLISLNERGDEQWQKSYNFGRRDVLMGMSVIHSADDKSSKGILLGGYTQAEGRIQTDDETFWILYLDQNGNEQWRKHVKGESRQKEERLSDLKLNKDGSIVLAGTSAEELGKENWKIVKLGDKQVDQLIEKYDIKIYPNPVSDYAYVEIGFDFKDADILLYDMSGRQLQSIKTKNRVTKINTQALVQGAYLVTIKTDNNKTANAKLIKK from the coding sequence ATGAAAAAATTCTATATCGGTGCATTTACCTTATACACTGTCCTGGGATTAGCTCAGGAAGTGGTGTGGCAGAAAGACATCAAATCCTCTACTCAGGATTTTCTTAGCCAGGTCACCACAACTATCGATCAGCAGTATCTGATAACGGGAAGCTCGATTCAGAGCGACAAATTACAGCAAACGAGCAAACAAAACAACGGCTATGATTTCCATCTTGTAAAACTGAACCAGCAGGGAGAAGAAGCCTGGGAAAAATACTTTTCCGGACAAAATCATGATTATTTATCAGCAACAGTAACCACACAAGATGGTGGATTTTTATTAGCCGGAACTTCCTATTCTGGAAAAGGGCTGGATAAAAAAGAAAATTCCAAAGGTGGATCAGATATCTGGCTGATCAGAATCAATGAATTGGGTGATGAATTGTGGCAGAAAACCTTAGGAAGTTCTTCAGACGAAGAAGCAAGAGCTGTGATTCAAACTACAGACTTAGGATTCTTTGTTGCAGGGAATGTTCAAAATTCTTCAAAAGGCTACGGCTCCAAAGATGTCTTGATTACCAGAATTGATAAAAACGGAAAAGAACTCTCGCAATTAATCTTAGGTGGAAAAGGCTTAGACGAAGTAGAGAAGATGATTCCAACGAAAGATGGAGGAGCGTTATTGGGAATTTATTCCAGAAGTTCCGAGGTTCGTGTTTCGGGATCTGAAAAGGGTTCTGAGATGCGAAATGCGGGTTCTGTGTCAAACGTTCAAAACTCGAATTCCGTATCCCGAAACTCGAAACAAACTGAAAATTTCGGTGAAGGTGACTACTGGATCGTCAAATTAGACAAAAACGGAAAAGTAGAATGGGAAAAGAATTTCGGAGGAAAAGGTGATGATCATATCAGAACCCTGGCATTAATGTCAACAGGCTTTATCATTGGTGGAGAATCAAGATCCGAAAGATCAGGAAATAAAACTGTAGGCATTGAAGAAGGAACAGATCTTTGGCTGATTTCTTTAAATGAAAGAGGAGATGAGCAGTGGCAGAAATCCTACAACTTTGGAAGAAGAGATGTATTGATGGGAATGAGTGTGATTCATTCCGCAGATGATAAATCATCCAAAGGCATTCTATTAGGAGGTTATACTCAGGCAGAAGGAAGAATTCAAACGGATGATGAAACGTTCTGGATTCTGTATTTGGATCAGAATGGTAATGAACAATGGAGAAAGCATGTGAAAGGAGAATCCAGACAAAAAGAAGAGAGACTTTCTGACTTAAAACTGAACAAAGACGGTTCTATTGTTCTTGCCGGAACCAGCGCAGAAGAACTGGGTAAAGAAAACTGGAAAATTGTAAAACTGGGAGACAAACAGGTTGATCAACTCATTGAAAAATATGACATCAAAATCTATCCAAATCCAGTATCAGATTATGCTTATGTAGAAATCGGCTTTGATTTTAAAGATGCTGATATTCTTTTGTATGATATGAGCGGAAGACAGCTTCAGAGTATAAAAACTAAGAACAGAGTGACTAAGATCAATACCCAGGCTTTGGTGCAGGGTGCTTATCTTGTGACTATAAAAACTGATAACAATAAAACGGCAAACGCAAAACTGATAAAAAAATAA
- a CDS encoding GNAT family N-acetyltransferase, producing MEIRKLQKLVSNPTLEWGHNGYITDRIYSVSSIEFGGSFEFSLKEKTFPYTKIWETTSEDLEELHTIIEQGNSFGAYVNEELAGWIICEQRSWNNSFYIENILIDEKHRRQGIGIVLIKSAIKEARKLNCRVIELETQNTNYPAIQFYRRMGFNITGLNTRLYNNTEEIALFMTLDVE from the coding sequence GTGGAAATAAGAAAATTACAAAAATTAGTCTCCAATCCCACCCTAGAATGGGGACATAACGGCTATATAACAGACAGAATATATTCAGTTTCTTCTATTGAATTTGGAGGTTCTTTTGAATTTAGTTTAAAAGAAAAGACTTTCCCTTATACCAAAATATGGGAAACCACTTCTGAAGATCTGGAAGAACTCCATACTATTATTGAACAAGGTAATTCTTTCGGTGCTTATGTGAATGAAGAGCTTGCAGGCTGGATTATCTGTGAGCAAAGGTCATGGAATAACAGTTTTTACATTGAAAATATCCTTATCGATGAAAAACACAGACGACAGGGAATCGGGATTGTGCTGATTAAAAGCGCCATTAAAGAAGCCAGAAAATTAAACTGCAGAGTTATTGAGCTCGAAACACAGAATACCAACTATCCTGCTATTCAATTTTACAGAAGAATGGGATTCAATATTACCGGACTGAATACAAGACTATATAATAATACAGAAGAAATCGCTCTTTTTATGACCTTAGATGTGGAATAG
- a CDS encoding Crp/Fnr family transcriptional regulator yields the protein MQNLLKYIRSLTSFSDESWMMLQPALSERHYKKNELMLQEGEICQSLFYVDKGFCKSYYEIDGVIKNTGFFFENEIATNISSFGSGQQSEFNIIACEKLCTIVFDKKKLFEAAGKNPEIETLGRHCIRQFASRLEEFSNLFKLYTAQERLEYLETKYPEMLQRISLTQLASFLGIARETLSRIRKRRISR from the coding sequence ATGCAAAATCTTCTGAAATACATCAGATCCCTTACCTCATTTTCTGATGAAAGTTGGATGATGCTTCAACCGGCCTTATCGGAAAGGCATTATAAGAAAAATGAACTGATGTTACAGGAAGGAGAAATCTGCCAGTCTTTATTTTACGTTGATAAAGGATTTTGCAAAAGCTATTATGAAATAGATGGAGTTATAAAAAACACCGGATTTTTCTTTGAGAATGAAATAGCAACCAATATCAGCAGTTTTGGAAGCGGGCAGCAGTCTGAATTCAACATCATCGCTTGTGAAAAGCTTTGTACCATAGTTTTTGATAAAAAGAAATTATTTGAAGCAGCTGGAAAGAATCCGGAAATTGAAACATTGGGGCGTCATTGCATCCGTCAGTTTGCCTCCAGGCTGGAAGAATTTTCTAATCTATTCAAACTTTATACAGCACAGGAAAGACTGGAATATCTTGAAACTAAATACCCTGAAATGCTCCAACGTATATCTCTCACCCAGCTGGCCTCATTTCTGGGCATAGCAAGAGAAACATTAAGCAGAATCCGGAAACGGAGAATCTCCCGTTAA
- a CDS encoding T9SS type A sorting domain-containing protein — MKNFYRMSMKILTACLFLKFGFAEAQLTVIGLGNYNVGAVSDNGVVSMHTSAGGIYKWNAAGGLVQIGSISNGYPAAGRTIVSNDGSKISSSVTNSATGFNEISTYDVATSTWVNRGGLVPTGWDGSVSSTWGMSPSGNTIVGLGFLTAANAHAVKWDEVNGMVDLGSIVAGRSSRANAINAAGTVIVGWQDEPTGTRSGAKWQDGVESFITDNNGNHVGEAGGISADGNTIIGAANPNPYVWNAASGLTYITHPNASASFKGGATGISADGTKVIGYYRAFGAPPMSGEGFIWTSAAGRVNLNTYAVSLGIATNGITMGLPLAISQDGKKIAGSGTNASGQTIAFYLDTSEFLSVNDMVKDKNNIGIYPNPVADILYFKGTGKIEKAEIYNLVGQRVKSFNTVEGQMDVSSLSKGEYILQYSVKGEKQQNYKFIKN, encoded by the coding sequence ATGAAAAATTTTTACAGAATGTCAATGAAAATATTGACGGCTTGTCTTTTTCTGAAATTTGGCTTTGCAGAAGCGCAGCTTACTGTAATAGGTTTAGGAAATTATAATGTAGGCGCAGTTTCAGATAATGGAGTGGTAAGTATGCATACAAGTGCAGGCGGAATATATAAATGGAATGCAGCAGGCGGACTTGTACAGATAGGTTCAATATCAAACGGATACCCAGCTGCAGGCAGAACAATTGTTTCGAATGACGGAAGCAAAATATCGTCTTCGGTTACAAATTCTGCAACGGGATTTAATGAAATATCTACTTATGATGTAGCTACTTCCACATGGGTAAACAGAGGCGGGCTGGTTCCTACCGGTTGGGATGGCAGTGTAAGTTCTACATGGGGAATGTCACCTAGCGGAAATACTATTGTAGGGCTAGGATTCCTTACTGCAGCGAATGCACATGCTGTGAAATGGGATGAAGTAAACGGAATGGTTGATCTGGGAAGTATAGTTGCCGGACGAAGCTCAAGAGCAAATGCAATCAATGCGGCAGGAACGGTAATCGTAGGTTGGCAGGACGAACCCACAGGCACAAGAAGTGGTGCAAAATGGCAGGATGGAGTAGAAAGTTTTATTACAGATAATAACGGAAATCATGTAGGAGAAGCAGGTGGAATTTCTGCAGACGGAAATACGATTATAGGAGCAGCAAATCCTAACCCTTATGTTTGGAATGCTGCAAGCGGACTGACTTATATAACGCACCCTAATGCTTCAGCTAGTTTCAAAGGAGGAGCTACAGGAATTTCGGCTGACGGAACAAAGGTTATTGGATATTACAGAGCATTTGGAGCACCTCCGATGTCGGGAGAAGGCTTTATCTGGACTTCAGCTGCCGGAAGAGTCAATCTGAATACTTATGCAGTATCCTTAGGAATTGCTACGAATGGAATAACAATGGGACTTCCTCTGGCGATTTCACAAGACGGAAAGAAAATTGCCGGATCGGGAACGAATGCTTCAGGTCAAACAATAGCTTTTTATCTGGATACTTCTGAATTTTTATCCGTAAATGATATGGTGAAAGATAAAAACAATATTGGCATTTATCCTAATCCAGTGGCTGACATTCTATATTTTAAAGGAACAGGAAAAATAGAGAAAGCAGAAATTTACAATTTGGTTGGACAAAGGGTGAAATCATTCAATACTGTGGAAGGACAGATGGATGTTTCATCCTTGTCAAAAGGAGAGTATATTCTGCAATATTCTGTGAAAGGAGAAAAACAACAGAATTATAAATTTATAAAGAATTAA
- a CDS encoding putative glycolipid-binding domain-containing protein, with amino-acid sequence MKTLIWQGVLYQSLEYFNEQTKDENYIIVESKIIGCYEDKIYAVDYSILIDKNWIVQNFLIKSEINKVKTTLEGKRNQNQWEINNVINPEFNDIKFIDISLTPFTNTLPINNLQLKENNPKKIDVIYIDVLNQHIRPVQQQYTKTASNKYLYENIENDFKAEISVDNAGLVISYPKLFEKIAEL; translated from the coding sequence ATGAAAACATTAATCTGGCAAGGAGTTCTTTATCAATCTCTTGAATATTTTAACGAGCAGACCAAAGATGAAAACTATATAATAGTAGAATCAAAAATTATAGGCTGTTATGAAGATAAAATTTATGCCGTAGACTATAGTATCCTCATTGACAAAAACTGGATCGTTCAGAATTTTCTGATCAAATCTGAGATCAATAAGGTTAAAACAACATTAGAAGGAAAAAGGAATCAAAATCAATGGGAAATCAACAATGTTATCAACCCTGAGTTCAATGATATTAAGTTTATCGATATTTCTTTGACTCCATTCACCAACACACTACCGATCAATAATTTACAACTCAAAGAGAACAATCCAAAAAAAATCGATGTGATTTATATTGATGTACTCAACCAGCATATCAGACCTGTTCAGCAACAATATACAAAGACAGCATCCAATAAATACCTGTATGAAAATATCGAAAACGATTTTAAAGCAGAGATTTCAGTAGATAATGCAGGGCTGGTCATCAGCTATCCCAAATTGTTTGAAAAAATTGCAGAACTCTGA
- a CDS encoding helix-turn-helix domain-containing protein translates to MDFTRTIQKNTKNKLSRQKLFQKSRRILLFLFICCSFITNGQSGPDFKILADKAFLKLYQNSDECISYTQGILVSDQNTEHKIVLQNIISQAFAMKGDYVQSVNIFAQKEDSDPKNELSYFMQIFSDYNLADQYQNLGLYNQSKRIISQLLSDQKLLKSNDPALRITTAKLYQLQALNSGINKDYPAAFKNLDKSNQYLNNDNEENRILKTENRIFHSAYLLKQNRMVKYKVLIESIISDLEHQKNQPFLLALAYESLSQYYFLKQDYTTSVEKLEAGLFLIENLPFNNLKIKIYESLSRSYYALHNDVKYHQYNKLYNDLKTKTDASSKEGIRYIIKLVETNQNKSIEFQKLMFLKSFLPLILALFLIVVGLFTYFLITKSKNKDLKKQFDFFEKQSNEKLQPVLLNKAFSTTKDAVTTKMSRGKEDEILQKLEEFEKSNRYLNKNMSLSMLSSQMEINPKYLSEVINNKEKNFNGYINKLRINHIVQLLKNDSTFLNYKVSYLAEYSGFSSHSAFTTVFKSVTGMSPNAYIQEISKTKTV, encoded by the coding sequence ATGGATTTTACCCGAACTATTCAAAAAAACACAAAAAACAAATTATCAAGACAAAAATTATTTCAAAAAAGTAGAAGAATTCTGCTGTTTCTTTTCATTTGCTGTTCTTTTATTACCAATGGACAGTCAGGTCCGGACTTTAAAATTCTGGCAGATAAGGCATTTCTGAAATTGTATCAGAATTCTGACGAATGCATCAGTTATACTCAAGGAATCCTTGTAAGCGATCAGAATACAGAGCATAAAATTGTACTGCAAAACATTATTTCACAAGCTTTTGCCATGAAAGGCGATTACGTACAGTCTGTGAACATTTTTGCTCAGAAAGAAGATTCCGATCCCAAAAATGAACTTTCTTATTTTATGCAGATTTTCAGTGATTATAATCTTGCTGATCAGTACCAAAACCTGGGGCTTTACAATCAGTCAAAAAGAATTATCTCCCAGCTTTTATCTGATCAAAAGCTTCTTAAAAGTAACGATCCTGCATTAAGAATAACCACAGCAAAGTTGTACCAACTGCAAGCTTTGAACTCGGGAATCAATAAAGATTATCCTGCAGCATTCAAAAACCTTGATAAAAGTAACCAATACCTTAACAATGATAATGAAGAAAACAGAATATTAAAAACGGAAAACAGAATTTTCCATTCTGCCTATCTGTTGAAACAAAATAGAATGGTTAAATATAAAGTGCTTATAGAAAGTATTATTTCTGATCTTGAGCACCAGAAAAACCAGCCATTTCTTTTAGCTTTAGCTTATGAGAGTCTGTCCCAGTACTATTTTTTGAAACAGGATTATACAACCTCTGTTGAGAAACTGGAGGCCGGACTTTTTTTGATTGAAAATTTACCTTTTAATAATTTAAAAATTAAAATCTATGAATCATTATCCCGCAGCTATTATGCACTTCATAATGATGTAAAATACCATCAATACAATAAACTTTACAATGATTTAAAAACAAAAACCGATGCAAGCTCGAAAGAAGGGATACGATATATTATAAAACTTGTTGAAACCAATCAGAATAAAAGTATTGAATTTCAAAAACTGATGTTTCTTAAGTCTTTCTTACCTCTGATTCTCGCTCTGTTCCTGATAGTTGTTGGTCTGTTCACTTATTTTTTAATAACTAAAAGCAAAAATAAAGATTTAAAAAAGCAATTTGATTTCTTTGAGAAACAAAGCAATGAGAAACTTCAACCCGTCTTATTAAATAAAGCTTTTTCAACAACAAAAGATGCCGTTACCACTAAAATGTCGCGGGGAAAAGAAGATGAAATCCTTCAGAAACTTGAAGAGTTTGAAAAATCCAACAGATATCTGAATAAAAATATGTCTTTATCTATGCTTTCTTCTCAAATGGAAATTAATCCAAAATACCTTTCTGAAGTAATCAATAACAAGGAGAAAAATTTCAACGGATACATTAATAAGCTAAGGATCAATCATATTGTACAGTTATTAAAGAATGATTCTACCTTTCTTAATTATAAAGTGAGCTACCTTGCCGAATATTCAGGATTTTCATCGCACAGCGCCTTTACAACCGTTTTTAAATCCGTCACCGGAATGTCTCCCAATGCCTATATTCAGGAAATCAGTAAAACAAAAACCGTATGA
- a CDS encoding DUF6896 domain-containing protein — translation MERATHVITAKSIQELPGIDSLRNIPRQKTIRIIFDHPIRHIREDYGEQLKKNLPHFIIGIHSMEPKIEIRKLITKEEIIANQLFFVQCAKDYRKLGEELVSLFFEKKKIKLNKDFPFLAFNYFKGRSRRTQSGKVGKWRYFLHGYHCYFQNVTTKQEIEVPFMFGMEFGDLDPYFFSLYIKSTPKYRPLPITIYEDFADGERILDVMLQLGLLERINSNLENHSGLVIKDRNKVEIKIYNPDKDYEKPKFQFGLSRLIQFFNL, via the coding sequence TTGGAAAGAGCTACTCATGTAATAACTGCAAAATCAATACAAGAACTTCCTGGTATTGATTCCCTCAGAAATATACCCAGACAAAAAACAATCAGAATAATTTTTGATCATCCTATCCGCCACATCAGAGAGGACTATGGTGAACAATTAAAGAAAAATCTTCCTCATTTTATAATTGGTATTCATTCAATGGAACCTAAAATTGAAATAAGAAAACTGATTACAAAAGAAGAGATAATTGCAAACCAATTATTTTTTGTACAATGTGCAAAAGACTATAGAAAACTTGGAGAAGAACTGGTCAGTTTATTTTTTGAAAAGAAGAAAATAAAACTAAACAAAGATTTCCCTTTTCTTGCTTTTAATTATTTCAAAGGTAGAAGTAGAAGAACTCAGAGTGGAAAAGTAGGGAAATGGAGATATTTCCTTCATGGTTATCATTGTTATTTTCAAAATGTAACTACAAAACAGGAAATTGAAGTTCCATTTATGTTTGGGATGGAATTTGGAGACCTTGACCCTTATTTTTTTTCTCTTTATATTAAATCCACACCTAAGTACCGACCTCTTCCCATTACTATTTATGAAGATTTTGCAGACGGAGAGAGAATATTAGATGTAATGCTTCAATTGGGATTATTGGAACGAATTAATTCTAATCTTGAAAATCATTCCGGACTTGTAATCAAAGACAGAAATAAAGTTGAAATTAAAATATACAATCCTGATAAAGATTATGAAAAGCCTAAATTTCAATTTGGTTTATCAAGACTTATTCAATTTTTTAACCTCTAA